A region of Papaver somniferum cultivar HN1 unplaced genomic scaffold, ASM357369v1 unplaced-scaffold_73, whole genome shotgun sequence DNA encodes the following proteins:
- the LOC113344104 gene encoding uncharacterized protein LOC113344104: MEWFCQRRQLALDRQDPLSKHARDIIKERWIVAKRFVACHVDGYEYEVDEGDYEEEHIVYLDRRSFTCKMFDYQHLPCPHVLAVCETYKIKEEGLCGKYYKTSVWRSMYELKIYGVLSPETWYVPTEVAERVVLPPKITPEVGRRSIKWKRDAIEKPRKKRGCSRCHHMGHYANSKRCLKA; encoded by the coding sequence ATGGAATGGTTCTGCCAACGTAGACAACTAGCTCTTGATCGACAAGATCCTTTGAGTAAACATGCACGGGATATAATCAAAGAACGGTGGATTGTGGCAAAAAGGTTTGTGGCTTGCCATGTCGATGGGTACGAATATGAAGTGGACGAGGGTGACTATGAAGAGGAGCACATCGTATATCTTGACCGAAGGTCTTTCACGTGCAAAATGTTTGACTATCAGCATCTTCCATGTCCCCACGTACTTGCAGTGTGTGAGACatataaaataaaagaagaaggccTTTGTGGGAAATATTATAAAACATCTGTTTGGAGATCTATGTATGAACTTAAAATCTATGGTGTGCTGAGCCCAGAAACTTGGTATGTCCCAACggaggtggcagagcgggtggtGCTTCCTCCAAAAATTACACCGGAAGTTGGTCGTCGGAGCATCAAGTGGAAAAGGGATGCCATTGAAAAACCTAGAAAGAAAAGAGGTTGTTCAAGGTGTCACCATATGGGGCATTATGCTAACAGCAAACGTTGTCTCAAGGCTTAG